One stretch of Pomacea canaliculata isolate SZHN2017 linkage group LG1, ASM307304v1, whole genome shotgun sequence DNA includes these proteins:
- the LOC112571949 gene encoding LOW QUALITY PROTEIN: 60S ribosomal protein L3-like (The sequence of the model RefSeq protein was modified relative to this genomic sequence to represent the inferred CDS: inserted 1 base in 1 codon) — translation MSHRKFSAPRHGSKGFLPKKRSKRHRGKVKAFPKDDPSKPVHLTAFLGYKAGMTHVVREVDRPGSKVNKKEVVEAVTIIETPPMVCVGVVGYIETPRGMRTFKTVWAEHLSEECKRRFYKNWSRSKKKAFTKYAKKWQDESGKKDIENDFNKMKKYCTVIRVIAHTQSKLLRQRQKKAHIMEIQLNGGSIPDKVEWAKAHLEKTVSVNAVFDQNELIDTIGVTKGRGVKGVTSRWHXKKLPRKTHKGLRKVACIGAWHPSRVQFSVARAGQKGYHHRTEINKKIYRIGMGIHTKDNKLVANNASTEFDPTEKTITPMGGFPHYGEVRQDYLMIKGCIIGPRKRVITLRKSLLATFRRRHIENINLKFIDTSSKWGHGRFQTLEEKRNFMGPLKKELLSREAAS, via the exons ATG TCTCATCGTAAATTTTCTGCACCCCGTCACGGGTCGAAAGGCTTTCTCCCCAAGAAGAGAAGCAAACGTCATCGTGGTAAGGTAAAGGCATTTCCCAAGGATGATCCTTCGAAGCCTGTACATCTCACGGCGTTTCTGGGCTATAAGGCTGGAATGACCCATGTCGTTCGCGAGGTCGACCGACCAGGATCAA AGGTGAACAAGAAGGAGGTGGTAGAAGCAGTCACCATCATCGAAACTCCACCCATGGTTTGCGTTGGTGTCGTTGGGTATATTGAAACGCCACGTGGCATGCGCACATTTAAAACTGTGTGGGCAGAACACCTGAGTGAAGAATGCAAGCGACGTTTCTACAAGAACTG GTCCCGGTCTAAGAAGAAGGCATTTACCAAGTATGCCAAGAAATGGCAGGATGAGAGTGGAAAGAAAGATATTGAAAATGactttaacaaaatgaaaaagtacTGCACAGTCATCCGTGTCATTGCACACACTCAG tCTAAGCTCCTGCGTCAACGCCAGAAAAAAGCCCACATTATGGAAATTCAGCTGAATGGTGGTTCCATTCCTGACAAAGTTGAATGGGCaaaagctcatcttgagaagaccgTTTCAGTCAACGCAGTCTTTGACCAGAATGAGTTGATTGACACCATTGGTGTTACAAAGGGTCGTGGTGTGAAAG GAGTAACATCAAGATGGC ACAAGAAGCTGCCACGAAAGACCCACAAGGGTCTGCGCAAAGTTGCCTGCATTGGTGCCTGGCACCCCAGCCGTGTTCAGTTTTCTGTGGCACGTGCTGGTCAGAAGGGCTATCACCACAGGACTGAAATTAACAAGAAGATTTACCGGATTGGCATGGGCATCCACACAAAGGACAACAAG CTCGTTGCCAACAATGCTTCCACTGAATTTGACCCCACTGAAAAGACCATAACACCGATGGGTGGTTTCCCTCACTATGGTGAAGTCCGTCAGGATTACCTCATGATCAAGGGCTGCATCATTGGTCCACGCAAACGAGTGATCACTTTGAGAAAA tccCTGCTTGCCACCTTCCGTCGTCGTCACATTGAGAACATAAACCTCAAGTTTATCGACACTTCCAGCAAATGGGGACATGGTCGCTTCCAGACTCTGGAGGAGAAGCGTAACTTCATGGGCCCTCTCAAGAAAGAGTTGCTGAGCCGTGAAGCAGCCTCTTAA
- the LOC112571957 gene encoding BUB3-interacting and GLEBS motif-containing protein ZNF207-like, whose protein sequence is MPPIPPQPIMPPNMAPNMMGTAGPSKPLFPAAVQAGPVVSSTASSTIGPVKPTFPAAAAVSSSATITGAPTIKKPESASGLTSKLIHPDEDISLEEKRAAMPKYHAKLANLNSVNPPNIPRMTRPMGQGPLMGGMPPRMGMRPAGPPGPFNMPFRPGMQGPPMHGSPF, encoded by the exons ATGCCTCCTATTCCGCCACAACCTATTATGCCTCCAAACATGGCACCAAACATGATGGGCACAGCAGGGCCTTCAAAGCCTCTTTTCCCTGCAGCTGTACAG GCAGGACCGGTGGTCTCTAGCACGGCTTCATCAACCATAGGACCAGTGAAGCCAACCtttccagcagcagcagctgtgtcATCCTCAGCCACCATCACAGGGGCACCCACAATTAAAAAACCGGAGTCTGCTTCAGGTTTGACCTCTAAACTCATTCATCCTGACGAGGATATCTCTTTG GAAGAAAAGCGTGCTGCCATGCCCAAGTATCATGCTAAACTGGCTAATCTAAACTCTGTTAATCCGCCCAACATCCCACGTATGACTCGTCCAATGGGTCAGG GGCCTTTGATGGGTGGGATGCCACCTCGAATGGGCATGCGGCCAGCTGGACCACCTGGGCCATTCAACATGCCATTCCGTCCAGGCATGCAGGGTCCTCCAATGCATGGGAGCCCTTTTTGA